In Daucus carota subsp. sativus chromosome 4, DH1 v3.0, whole genome shotgun sequence, one DNA window encodes the following:
- the LOC108219047 gene encoding nuclear intron maturase 4, mitochondrial, whose amino-acid sequence MQFSGFEIAFRRYLTKFQVVEALSVACVDSSAVGVGKLVSKLVCRSLHSNVAAINDDNESVASKSALAKNLAYLLAESSNRNERKPKTRMEMKRHFELCIKRRVKEQYVDGKYHNLMVNVIANPKTLFDAYNSIRVSSNVDLELECDTIPFKEMAEELSRGKFDVGANTFSISTRGPDKEVLVLPNLKLKVVQEAIRIALEVVFKPYFSKTSHGCRSGRGHLSALKYIRKEVSNPDWWFTLLVHKHFDVCILSKLITTMETKIEDSTLYAIIRSMFDAHVLNLNFGGFPKGHGLPQEGLLSPILMNIYLDLFDSEVYRLSMRYESFCAGTHCDQHRSDSKLRSWFRRQIEDNSTQSAESKSNMRIHCCRVMDEIFIAISGPKEAASAFMFEIKSFLHNSLHMDVNNNCMDVYPCNGTRGVQFLGTMVKRSMKESPAIRTVHKLRDKVRLFALQKEESWDSGTVRIGKKWVAHGLKKVKESEIKHLADPCSVLNQISHFRKAGMETDHWYKVLLKIWMQDVNAKSEVSVESVLSKYIAEPALPRELVDSFNAFQKQAEKYITSETAATAALLPESVSVESVFMTKIYSPVNLIKKRLVRYGLINSNGHARTCHALILQDNEQIIDWFCGLASRWDRWFSECDNFSKVKLIVSDLVRKSCIRTLAAKYRIHESQIEKQFDSELSRLPSTEEIGNDILNGSSEAQQPNYDEALMYGISYGGLCVLSLTRMVSQSRTCCCFVMGCTAAAPCVYSLHIMERQKFPGWKTGFATCIHPSLNRRRIGLCKQHVRDLYLGHISLSSIDFGAWR is encoded by the exons ATGCAGTTTTCAGGTTTTGAAATTGCTTTCAGGCGATACCTGACAAAGTTTCAGGTGGTGGAAGCCTTGAGTGTTGCTTGTGTCGATTCTTCAGCTGTTGGTGTGG GGAAGCTGGTAAGTAAACTTGTATGCCGTTCACTTCATTCAAATGTAGCAGCCATTAACGACGACAATGAAAGTGTGGCAAGTAAAAGTGCTTTGGCGAAGAACCTAGCCTATTTACTTGCGGAATCGTCTAATCGCAATGAAAGAAAACCCAAAACTAGGATGGAGATGAAGAGACACTTTGAACTTTGTATTAAGAGAAGGGTGAAGGAACAATATGTTGATGGAAAATATCATAATCTTATGGTAAATGTAATTGCCAATCCAAAAACTCTGTTTGATGCTTACAATAGTATAAGGGTCAGCTCAAATGTAGATTTAGAACTAGAATGCGATACAATCCCCTTTAAAGAAATGGCAGAAGAGCTTTCTCGTGGAAAATTTGATGTAGGTGCTAATACATTCTCTATCTCGACGAGGGGACCCGATAAAGAAGTGCTTGTCCTTCCAAATCTTAAGTTGAAGGTTGTTCAAGAAGCCATTAGAATAGCTTtggaagttgttttcaagcctTACTTCTCTAAGACTTCACATGGTTGTCGAAGTGGAAGGGGTCACTTGTCAGCCTTAAAGTACATCCGTAAAGAAGTCTCTAATCCTGATTGGTGGTTCACCTTGCTTGTACACAAACATTTTGATGTGTGCATACTGTCTAAACTCATCACAACTATGGAAACGAAAATTGAAGACTCTACTCTATATGCTATCATCAGAAGCATGTTTGACGCTCATGTCCTCAATTTGAATTTTGGGGGTTTCCCAAAGGGCCATGGTCTTCCGCAGGAAGGGTTATTGTCCCCAatattaatgaatatatatCTTGATCTTTTTGACTCTGAAGTTTACAGATTGTCAATGAGATATGAGTCCTTTTGTGCAGGCACTCATTGTGACCAGCATAGGTCAGACTCGAAATTGAGAAGCTGGTTTAGGAGACAGATAGAGGATAACAGTACCCAGTCTGCTGAGTCAAAATCAAATATGCGGATACATTGTTGTCGCGTCATGGATGAGATATTTATAGCTATTTCTGGTCCGAAAGAAGCTGCCAGTGCTTTCATGTTTGAAATTAAAAGCTTCCTGCATAATTCACTCCACATGGATGTTAATAATAATTGTATGGATGTATATCCTTGTAATGGTACAAGAGGTGTTCAATTTCTTGGTACTATGGTGAAAAGAAGTATGAAGGAGAGTCCTGCAATAAGAACGGTTCATAAGTTAAGGGACAAGGTTAGGCTATTTGCTTTACAGAAAGAAGAGTCTTGGGATTCCGGCACGGTCAGGATTGGGAAAAAATGGGTGGCTCATGGATTGAAAAAAGTCAAAGAATCGGAGATTAAACATCTAGCTGATCCTTGCTCTGTGTTAAACCAAATTTCACACTTTCGTAAAGCTGGGATGGAAACTGATCACTGGTACAAGGTCTTGCTGAAGATTTGGATGCAGGATGTGAATGCTAAATCTGAAGTTAGTGTAGAATCTGTATTGTCAAAATATATTGCTGAACCAGCTCTTCCTCGAGAACTAGTAGACTCTTTCAATGCATTCCAGAAGCAGGCAGAAAAGTATATAACTTCTGAAACAGCAGCAACTGCTGCCCTCTTGCCGGAATCAGTTTCTGTTGAATCTGTTTTTATGACGAAGATATATTCTCCAGTAAATCTCATAAAGAAGCGTCTTGTAAGATATGGTTTGATAAATTCTAATGGGCATGCTCGTACATGTCATGCACTCATTTTACAAGATAATGAGCAGATTATTGACTGGTTTTGTGGCTTAGCTTCTCGATGGGATAGATGGTTTAGTGAGTGTGATAATTTCAGTAAAGTCAAATTGATAGTTTCGGATCTTGTAAGGAAGTCATGCATTCGAACACTGGCCGCAAAGTATAGAATACACGAAAGTCAGATAGAGAAACAATTTGATTCAGAACTTAGCAGACTTCCATCAACCGAAGAAATAggtaatgatatattaaatggATCATCTGAAGCGCAGCAACCCAATTACGACGAGGCACTAATGTATGGTATATCTTATGGTGGCTTGTGTGTACTATCTTTAACAAGAATGGTGAGTCAATCACGGACTTGCTGCTGTTTTGTTATGGGTTGCACAGCTGCTGCACCATGTGTTTACTCTCTTCATATAATGGAACGGCAAAAGTTTCCAGGCTGGAAAACAGGGTTTGCAACATGCATCCATCCCAGCTTAAACAGAAGGCGAATTGGGTTGTGTAAGCAGCACGTGAGGGATTTGTATCTTGGTCATATTTCTCTCAGTTCTATTGACTTTGGTGCTTGGAGATGA
- the LOC108217958 gene encoding uncharacterized protein LOC108217958 — MGIIGDFRPIIWELKAEGLVSSSKPALPHIMYVDAPENSELRIVVTDFKYSTWMAVKSVIQLENMKVNIGYGGEFSSFIEYVGTSLKSRDTKIVFEGQSIEDGPAYAKLVGQESKEMPLVCFHLNKLVGAAAVEAAGNVSQELFKEYKSKHESLVKEQERLYHLSEARTAERRKSDDLQKALDMIMHPKRLKTKHMNERSTSDSLSVSTLQQTQAVGKEADVSKESTTVSNNVVPAHHREKLPEISPQNIILIDDDDDDK; from the exons ATGGGAATAATAGGAGATTTTAGACCGATCATCTGGGAACTGAAAGCCGAGGGACTGGTCTCGAGTTCGAAGCCTGCGCTGCCACACATTATGTATGTGGATGCTCCGGAAAATTCTGAGCTGCGGATCGTGGTTACTGACTTCAAGTATAGTACTTGGATGGCTGTTAAGTCTGTTATTCAGCTGGAGAATATG AAGGTTAACATTGGATATGGGGGAGAATTTTCTTCGTTTATTGAGTATGTCGGGACTTCACTTAAATCAAGGGATACGAAGATTGTTTTCGAAGGGCAATCAATAGAAGACG GTCCTGCATATGCAAAACTAGTTGGTCAAGAGTCAAAAGAGATGCCACTAGTTTGTTTTCACCTTAATAAACTTGTGGGAGCTGCTGCGGTTGAGGCTGCGGGAAATGTCTCGCAGGAACTTTTCAAAGAATATAAAAGCAAACATGAATCACTTGTAAAAG AGCAAGAGCGCCTATACCATCTGTCAGAAGCAAGAACTGCTGAACGG AGAAAAAGCGATGATCTTCAGAAGGCTCTTGATATGATTATGCATCCTAAAAGGCTCAAGACAAAACACATGAATGAAAGATCAACCTCAGATTCTCTTTCAGTGTCCACATTGCAACAAACTCAAG CTGTTGGCAAGGAAGCGGATGTATCCAAGGAATCAACAACAGTCAGTAACAATGTTGTACCAGCTCATCACAG GGAAAAATTACCAGAAATTTCTCCACAGAATATAATCCTtatagatgatgatgatgatgataagtaG
- the LOC108219241 gene encoding uncharacterized protein LOC108219241 codes for MGASAAPISHLLPSALNPKTPFFILSKKLCQTTPRIKSSSSSSSSSSSSSSSSSSSLNIQRRQLLLLSVPVVSYTSIFQYNSKSFAAPGYDPVSPAERDASLSLSQRVSEAVSLLEKGRDLQAQGDFIQALQCFSQVVKDYKDFALSDYARVGRAIALYEVGDKEEAIAEMEDVSISLKGYPEVHAALAAALYSDKHAPLLAENQFTIATLLDPHYTELSYVRETKHWPPSLVSSLQNFITLS; via the exons atggGTGCCTCCGCAGCACCCATTTCTCATCTTCTTCCCTCCGCCTTAAACCCCAAAAcccctttttttattttatccaaAAAGCTCTGCCAAACAACCCCTAGaataaaatcatcatcatcatcatcatcatcatcatcatcatcatcatcatcatcatcatcttccttGAATATACAAAGAAGGCAATTGCTGCTGTTGTCAGTCCCTGTTGTATCTTACACAAGTATTTTTCAGTACAATTCCAAGAGTTTTGCAGCTCCTGGCTATGACCCAGTTAGCCCAGCTGAGAGAGATGCAAGTTTGAGTCTTTCTCAGAGAGTTTCTGAAGCTGTGAGTTTGCTTGAGAAAGGCAGGGACTTGCAGGCTCAGGGTGACTTTATTCAGGCTCTTCAATGCTTCTCTCAG GTGGTGAAAGATTACAAAGATTTTGCCCTTTCAGATTATGCAAGAGTAGGTCGAGCAATAGCATTGTACGAGGTGGGTGACAAAGAAGAAGCAATAGCAGAGATGGAGGATGTTTCCATCTCCTTGAAAGGATATCCTG AAGTACACGCCGCTCTAGCAGCAGCATTATACTCGGACAAGCATGCTCCCCTTCTTGCCGAGAACCAATTCACAATTGCAACTCTTCTTGATCCTCACTATACAGAACTCTCATATGTTAGAGAGACAAAGCACTGGCCCCCAAGTTTAGTTAGCTCTCTGCAAAACTTTATCACACTTTCCTAA
- the LOC108216302 gene encoding probable methyltransferase PMT26 has product MASGKYSRLDGRKSTNYCSSITFVVFVALCFAGVWMMTSSYMVPVKNVVETSEESKIEVAAKYSENSERNKDDTSSESNGSYENQSKQFEDNPGDLPEDATKGDSTKVDSQIETTEHPLYENQYMLKKSQDDNQSREEGTYGKEDVENKQKEDESNSGGKQDLNEASREDKLEASKDLNKVHTEGNKSKDKTDQKKEIFPSGAQSELLNETMTQDGAWETQAAESKKETSAFSEPGQKTGLSWKLCNATAGSDYIPCLDNFQALRRLKSTKHYEHRERHCPDDPPTCLVSLPEGYLRSIQWPTSREKIWYHNVPHTRLAEIKGHQNWVKVTGKYLVFPGGGTQFKHGALHYIDFIEQIVPDIAWGKRSRVILDVGCGVASFGGFLFDRDVLTMSFAPKDEHEAQVQFALERGIPAISAVMGTKRLPFPGRVFDIVHCARCRVPWHIEGGKLLLELNRMLRPGGFFVWSATPVYQKLAEDVGIWEEMKRLTNALCWELMSISKDRVNRIGVAIYQKPSSNECYETRSKMEPPLCKESDDPNAAWNVPLQACMHKVPVGASERGSQWPEQWPARAEKPPYWLLSSQIGVYGKAAPDDFTTDYVKWKHVVSKSYLGGMGINWSTVRNVMDMRAIYGGFAAALKDMNVWVMNVVNIDAPDTLPIIFDRGLFGIYHDWCQSFSTYPRTYDLLHADHIFSNIKQKCNFEAFVVEVDRILRPQGNLIVRDTVETINELESIFKSMHWEVRMTFSKDGEGVMCVQKSIWRPKEAVVVPYAIA; this is encoded by the exons ATGGCATCGGGGAAATATTCTAGGCTTGATGGAAGAAAATCAACTAATTATTGTTCTTCTATTACTTTTGTCGTGTTTGTTGCTCTTTGTTTTGCTGGAGTTTGGATGATGACATCGTCGTATATGGTTCCTGTTAAAAATGTAGTTGAAACCTCTGAAGAGAGCAAGATTGAGGTGGCAGCAAAATATAGTGAGAACAGTGAGAGAAATAAGGATGATACCAGCAGTGAGAGCAATGGGAGTTACGAAAACCAATCCAAACAGTTTGAGGATAATCCTGGAGATTTACCCGAGGATGCCACCAAAGGGGATAGtactaaagttgattctcaaATTGAAACGACTGAACATCCCTTATATGAAAACcaatatatgttaaaaaaatcgcAAGATGATAATCAGAGTAGAGAAGAAGGGACATATGGAAAGGAAGATGtggaaaacaaacaaaaagaagaTGAAAGTAATTCAGGTGGGAAACAGGACTTAAATGAGGCTTCACGGGAAGATAAATTAGAAGCATCGAAAGATTTGAATAAAGTTCATACAGAGGGGAATAAGTCAAAGGATAAAACAGACCAGAAAAAGGAGATTTTTCCATCTGGGGCTCAGTCAGAGCTTCTGAATGAAACTATGACCCAGGATGGGGCGTGGGAGACGCAAGCAGCAGAGTCAAAGAAAGAAACAAGTGCATTTTCAGAACCTGGCCAGAAAACTGGGTTAAGCTGGAAACTTTGCAATGCGACCGCTGGATCAGATTACATCCCGTGCCTTGATAATTTTCAAGCTCTCAGGAGGCTTAAATCTACTAAGCATTATGAACATAGGGAGAGGCACTGTCCAGATGACCCTCCAACCTGCCTTGTCTCTCTTCCTGAAGGATATTTACGCTCAATTCAGTGGCCCACAAGCAGAGAAAAG ATCTGGTACCACAACGTTCCCCACACAAGGTTGGCAGAAATTAAGGGACACCAAAATTGGGTTAAAGTTACTGGAAAATATCTTGTGTTTCCTGGTGGTGGGACCCAGTTCAAGCATGGTGCTCTTCACTACATTGACTTCATAGAACAG ATAGTGCCTGATATTGCCTGGGGAAAACGTTCACGTGTTATTTTGGATGTTGGATGTGGGGTTGCTAGCTTTGGAGGTTTTCTTTTTGATAGAGATGTGCTAACCATGTCATTTGCGCCAAAAGATGAACATGAAGCCCAGGTTCAATTTGCACTTGAGAGAGGAATTCCTGCTATATCTGCTGTGATGGGCACAAAGAGACTTCCTTTTCCTGGGAGAGTTTTTGATATTGTTCATTGTGCACGCTGTAGGGTTCCATGGCATATTGAAG GGGGTAAGCTTTTATTGGAACTAAATCGCATGCTCCGTCCTGGCGGTTTCTTTGTATGGTCTGCTACACCTGTCTACCAGAAACTTGCTGAAGATGTTGGTATTTGGGAAG AAATGAAGAGACTAACAAACGCGTTGTGCTGGGAACTTATGTCTATCAGTAAGGATAGAGTGAATAGGATAGGTGTAGCTATCTATCAAAAGCCTAGTTCGAATGAGTGCTACGAGACAAGATCAAAGATGGAGCCACCACTATGCAAAGAATCTGATGATCCAAATGCAGCCTG GAATGTGCCCCTACAAGCATGCATGCATAAAGTACCTGTTGGTGCATCAGAGCGAGGGTCACAATGGCCAGAACAGTGGCCAGCAAGGGCAGAGAAGCCACCATACTGGTTATTAAGTTCACAGATTGGAGTTTATGGAAAAGCTGCACCTGATGATTTTACTACAGATTATGTAAAGTGGAAACATGTAGTATCAAAATCATATCTTGGTGGGATGGGAATAAACTGGTCTACTGTGAGAAATGTGATGGATATGAGAGCCATATATGGAGG ATTTGCTGCTGCTCTGAAAGACATGAATGTCTGGGTCATGAATGTAGTTAACATTGATGCTCCTGATACACTACCAATCATATTTGACCGGGGGCTTTTTGGAATATACCACGACTGGTGTCAATCATTTAGCACTTACCCAAGAACATATGATCTTCTTCATGCAGATCATATCTTTTCCAATATAAAACAGAA ATGTAATTTTGAGGCATTTGTTGTAGAGGTTGATCGGATTCTAAGGCCGCAAGGGAACCTTATTGTGCGGGACACAGTTGAGACCATCAACGAACTGGAAAGCATATTCAAGTCTATGCATTGGGAGGTCCGAATGACCTTCTCTAAGGACGGTGAAGGAGTGATGTGTGTGCAAAAGAGCATCTGGCGCCCAAAAGAGGCGGTGGTAGTACCATACGCAATTGCTTAG
- the LOC108218058 gene encoding uncharacterized protein LOC108218058, which translates to MLDIQRNGDFGSESKEFNFWDDQRVEKYDKDADSGSSGLEFQTKTSDSDAYSPTFWATSTRHEATNLLQQHSQYSVRSPTSRLQVMVDDRRVITNMVQNMPESSFELSLRDIVDDRTNMNAGEKKIEKKKCVERTKMVRSQSMDSGVFLLKMFLPACLSAKKKSTSGICSRASPGPSFDGSKKPVEKEWWSMMFLVSRRKINNCSSNSSSRSSGSIHNRNGNSYITPAYVSSNHLSKSRRHIWSIC; encoded by the exons ATGCTTGACATTCAAAGAAATGGTGATTTTGGCTCTGAATCGAAAGAATTTAACTTCTGGGATGATCAGAGAGTCGAAAAGTATGATAAGGATGCTGATTCTGGGAGTTCTGGTCTAGAGTTTCAGACTAAAACGAGTGATTCTGATGCCTACTCTCCGACATTCTGGGCTACTAGTACTAGACATGAGGCTACCAATTTGTTGCAACAGCATTCCCAGTACAGTGTTAGAAGCCCGACATCTAGGCTACAGGTTATGGTAGATGATCGGAGGGTGATCACGAATATGGTCCAGAACATGCCTGAGTCGTCATTTGAACTATCTTTAAGGGATATAGTAGATGATCGGACAAATATGAATGCAGGTGAGAAGAAGATTGAGAAGAAGAAGTGTGTGGAGAGGACTAAGATGGTGCGCAGTCAGAGCATGGATAGTGGAGTTTTTCTGTTAAAGATGTTTCTCCCAGCATGTCTGAGCGCAAAGAAGAAATCAACATCAGGAATTTGCTCCAGGGCTTCTCCAGGGCCATCGTTTGATGGATCCAAGAAGCCAGTGGAAAAGGAGTGGTGGAGCATGATGTTTCTTGTTTCACGAAGGAAGATTAACAATTGTAGCAGTAATAGTAGCAGCCGCAGCAGTGGAAGCATTCATAACAG GAATGGAAATAGCTACATTACACCAGCTTACGTATCATCTAATCATTTAAGCAAATCAAGAAGACACATATGGAGCATTTGTTGA
- the LOC108219048 gene encoding ABC transporter G family member 5, protein MKKLQGCDIEAIGINYTIRSQNRNQNLNENQTLKVITSKEGKHELQVLQLEEQTLPKGGHHENATNPSFRHVLKDVTCRAKPWEILAIVGPSGAGKSSLLEILAGKLNPQSGSIFVNQKPVEKARFKKLSGYVTQKDILFPLLTVEETLMFSAKLRLRLPESELRSRVKSLIQELGLCHVAGSRVGDDRIRGISGGERRRVSIGVEVIHDPKVLILDEPTSGLDSNSALQIIDMVKTMAETRGRTIVLSIHQPGFRIVKLFNSILLLANGSVLHHGSVDQLGVRLSIMGLQLPVQVNILEFAIESIETIQHLQSSRSQLGVHHQETGHVITQHFSSTLQTKVGKCTLQQLFQQSRVMDEEFVMFENVGVPDLPIGFANSRFQETLILTQRFSKNILRTKELFVFRTFQMLIAGVLLGSIFYDLKDDLVGSEERLGLFAFILTFLLTSTIEALPIFLQEREILMKETSCGSYRVSSYAIANGLVYLPFLLVLAILFTLPLYWLVGLNPSLMAFCHFLLLIWLILYTANSVVVCFSALVPNFIVGNSVICGVMGSFFLFSGYFVTKSGMPKYWVFMHYISLFKYPFEGLLINEFSGGEGKCLEYMFGKCMVRGQDLLREQGYGGESIWKNVIIMVCFILIYRFVSYVILRCRCSQKGLKQTSCMI, encoded by the coding sequence atGAAGAAATTACAAGGTTGTGATATTGAAGCCATTGGCATCAATTACACGATTCGTAGCCAGAATCGAAACCAGAACCTGAACGAGAACCAGACACTTAAAGTGATCACTAGCAAAGAAGGTAAGCATGAGTTGCAAGTTCTTCAACTTGAAGAACAAACATTACCTAAGGGTGGTCATCATGAAAATGCAACAAACCCTAGCTTTCGCCATGTCCTCAAAGATGTCACTTGTCGTGCCAAGCCGTGGGAGATCCTCGCCATTGTGGGGCCAAGCGGCGCTGGAAAGTCATCGTTGCTCGAGATCCTGGCTGGAAAACTGAACCCTCAGAGTGGTTCCATCTTTGTCAATCAGAAGCCTGTTGAGAAAGCAAGGTTCAAGAAGCTATCAGGCTATGTTACACAGAAGGATATTCTGTTCCCACTCCTCACTGTTGAAGAAACCCTAATGTTCAGTGCAAAACTCCGGTTAAGGCTTCCGGAGTCTGAGCTGAGATCAAGAGTGAAGTCACTGATCCAAGAGCTAGGGCTGTGCCACGTGGCCGGATCACGCGTTGGGGATGACCGGATCCGAGGGATTTCAGGAGGTGAAAGACGGCGAGTTTCCATTGGTGTTGAAGTCATACATGATCCAAAAGTACTAATTCTTGATGAACCTACATCAGGCCTGGACAGTAACTCCGCGTTACAAATCATTGACATGGTGAAGACCATGGCCGAGACTCGAGGCAGAACCATCGTGCTGAGCATTCATCAGCCAGGTTTTAGAATTGTGAAGCTGTTCAATTCAATTCTGTTGTTGGCTAATGGATCAGTTTTGCACCATGGCTCGGTGGATCAGCTCGGAGTCCGGTTAAGCATAATGGGACTTCAACTCCCTGTTCAGGTAAACATTCTTGAATTTGCCATAGAGTCTATTGAAACAATCCAACATCTCCAATCTTCAAGAAGCCAATTAGGAGTTCATCATCAAGAAACAGGTCATGTTATAACTCAACATTTTTCATCCACTCTGCAAACTAAAGTTGGCAAGTGCACTTTACAACAACTATTCCAACAGTCCAGGGTAATGGATGAGGAATTTGTGATGTTTGAGAATGTTGGAGTTCCTGATCTTCCTATCGGTTTCGCGAATTCTAGGTTCCAAGAAACCCTAATCCTCACACAAAGATTCTCCAAGAACATTCTCAGAACTAAGGAGCTTTTTGTTTTCAGAACATTTCAAATGTTAATAGCTGGTGTTTTATTGGGCTCAATCTTTTATGACTTAAAAGATGATCTGGTTGGATCTGAGGAGAGGCTTGGTTTATTTGCATTTATTCTGACTTTTTTGCTCACAAGCACAATAGAAGCCCTGCCTATCTTCTTGCAAGAAAGAGAAATCCTAATGAAGGAAACATCTTGTGGAAGCTACAGAGTCTCATCCTATGCCATAGCTAATGGACTTGTTTACTTGCCATTTCTGCTAGTCCTTGCAATTCTCTTCACTCTGCCACTGTACTGGCTCGTCGGGCTAAACCCGAGTTTGATGGCCTTCTGTCACTTCTTGCTACTCATCTGGCTGATCCTCTACACAGCCAACTCAGTTGTAGTCTGTTTCAGTGCTCTGGTGCCTAATTTCATTGTCGGAAACTCAGTGATCTGCGGTGTGATGGGGTCTTTCTTCCTGTTTTCGGGCTACTTTGTGACGAAGAGTGGGATGCCTAAGTACTGGGTGTTCATGCATTACATATCTCTGTTCAAGTATCCATTTGAAGGGCTGCTGATAAATGAGTTTTCAGGGGGAGAAGGGAAGTGTCTGGAGTATATGTTTGGCAAGTGCATGGTGAGAGGCCAAGATTTGCTAAGAGAACAGGGGTATGGAGGGGAAAGTATATGGAAAAATGTGATTATTATGGTgtgttttattttgatttatagGTTCGTTTCTTATGTGATTCTCAGATGTAGATGCTCTCAGAAGGGTCTCAAACAGACTTCTTGTATGATATGA
- the LOC108216772 gene encoding U-box domain-containing protein 26, with amino-acid sequence MEEETVIPHLFRCPISLDLFTDPVILSTGHTYDRPSIEKWLATGNLTCPVTMQKLHDPSMLPNHTLRHLIDQWIRKAPRLSTDHYLTTLGSEFSLTRIRNNLESSQISLDDKLKILADIEALSGELPSKNYCLIRLGLFSMLLDIVFGDHHPHYQDNLNFIEQVLVCVVKLFPYSDLGSLNVLNKESKIARFVLLFDQESVVIRKCLCLLVEKIASSLYTRQLCIVLAQQQSILQGIVQILNDKSDASEAGVKSVSALCCLDLNRESLVRAGAVHGLIDYILRTYKHETSLAPVAMKALEVLLRLESARNEIVHHPNGISALVKMVFRVSDHEGSKSAINSLMILCRDSIRAREEVITAGVLTQLLLLLQSQCNERTKTKARMLLKLLRTMWIEDSKHDY; translated from the coding sequence ATGGAGGAAGAAACGGTGATTCCACATTTGTTTCGGTGTCCAATAAGCCTAGACTTGTTCACGGATCCGGTGATCCTGTCAACAGGCCACACTTACGACAGGCCTAGTATCGAAAAATGGCTCGCCACGGGTAATCTAACGTGCCCTGTCACAATGCAGAAGCTTCACGATCCTTCCATGCTTCCTAATCACACGCTACGCCATTTGATCGATCAGTGGATTCGGAAAGCTCCTCGATTAAGCACTGATCATTACTTGACAACCCTAGGTTCCGAGTTCTCGTTAACCAGGATCAGGAATAATCTGGAGTCTTCTCAAATTAGCCTAGACGACAAGCTTAAGATACTAGCAGATATCGAAGCTCTGTCCGGAGAATTGCCGAGCAAAAACTATTGTTTGATCCGATTAGGCCTTTTCTCGATGCTTCTGGATATCGTTTTCGGAGATCATCATCCTCATTATCAAGATAATTTGAATTTCATCGAACAAGTATTAGTTTGTGTAGTCAAGTTATTCCCGTATAGTGATTTAGGCTCATTAAATGTCCTTAACAAAGAGTCTAAGATAGCGCGATTCGTGCTCCTGTTCGATCAAGAAAGCGTTGTCATCAGGAAATGTTTGTGCCTGCTTGTTGAGAAAATCGCGTCATCATTGTACACAAGGCAGCTCTGCATTGTCCTCGCACAACAACAATCGATTCTGCAGGGAATTGTTCAGATTCTCAACGACAAATCAGATGCCTCTGAGGCCGGAGTCAAATCAGTATCAGCCCTGTGTTGCTTAGATTTAAACAGGGAGAGTTTGGTACGTGCAGGCGCGGTTCATGGCCTAATTGATTACATTCTACGCACTTATAAGCACGAGACCTCATTGGCACCGGTTGCAATGAAAGCCCTAGAAGTTCTGTTAAGATTAGAAAGCGCGAGAAATGAAATAGTCCATCATCCTAATGGTATCAGTGCTCTTGTGAAGATGGTTTTTCGAGTTTCAGATCATGAAGGGAGCAAGAGTGCAATTAATTCATTGATGATTCTGTGTCGTGATTCGATTCGGGCTCGAGAGGAAGTGATCACTGCAGGAGTTTTGACACAGCTGTTGCTGCTTCTTCAGAGCCAGTGCAATGAGAGAACCAAGACAAAGGCTAGAATGCTGCTTAAGTTGCTGAGAACAATGTGGATTGAGGACTCAAAGCATGATTATTGA